AGAGCAATAAGTTGGCTGCAACAGTAGGGAAAACCATTGCAAAACGTCCTGGCTCGACAGCTTTTAACCCTTTATTTGTGCATGGTGGTTATGGTGTAGGGAAAACGCATTTGGCACAAGCTATCGGATTAGAAGTTAAAAACTCTTGTCCAGATAAAGTGGTATTGTACCAATCTTCAGAAAAATTTATTCAAGACTTTATAAAAGCAGCGAAGTCTCAAAACAAAACAGATTTCCAAAATTATTATCAATTGGTTGATGTTTTAATCATTGATGATATTCAGTTTTTGTCAGGAAAAGCGGCAACACAAGATAGCTTTTTCCATGTTTTTGATTATCTCCACCAAAATGGAAAACAGATTATATTAACATCTGATAAAGCACCAGCCGATATTATGGACATCCAGGAACGTATTGTTTCTCGTTTCAAATGGGGATTAACTGCAGAGATCAAATCACCAAACTTCGAGACAAGACGCCAAATTATCGTTGATAAATTGAGTCGCGATGGGATTGTGCTAACAGATGATATGTTGGATTTCTTAGCAACTGAGGTGAAAACCAATGTTCGCGAATTGATGGGCGTTATCAATTCTGTGATTGCATATTCTACGGTTTACAAATCGGATTTAAGTTTAGAACTTTTAAAAGAAACAATCAACAAAATTGCAACGACTCAAAAGAAAACCATCAATATTCCCTATATCCAAGAAGTGGTTTGCGAATATTTTGGAATCAACAGAGAGTTGCTGTTGTCAAAATCTAGAAAAAGAGAAATTGCTTTGCCCAGACAGTTAGCTATGTATTTTGCTAAAGAATATACCAATTCTACATTTACCAAAATAGGCGAAGAAATGGGCGGAAAAGACCATTCGACGGTCATGTATGCTTGCGATACCATTCGCGACGTATCAAAGATTGATAAAGAAATTAAAAAATACATCAAAGATTTGAAAGAGCGTATCAATCATTAATCGATGTAAAATAATACTATAAAAAGGGTTTAAAATTTTTTAAATCCTTTTCTTTTTTTATAAATTCATCACATGAAAATTTTAATGCTTTGTTTAGGGAATATTTGTCGAAGCCCTTTAGCCGAAGGTATCTTAAGAAGTAAACTTTCTAACGATCATGATATTGATAGCGCCGGAACTATCGCTATGCACGAAAGCGAAAAGGCCGATAAGCGTTCTATAAAAACGGCTGACAATCATCATATCGACATTAGCGAGCATCGCTCAAGACCAATTACTTCGAAGGATTTTGATGATTTTGATCGTATTTATTGTATGGATCTTCATAATCTTGAAGATGCTATTTCTATGGCAAAGACCAAAGAACATCGTCGAAAAGTAAGCTTGATTTTGGATGTTTTGGAAACGGGGAATGATAACGAAGTTCCGGATCCGTATTGGGGCGAGATGTCCGATTTTGAAAAAGTTTATCAAATGTTAGATAAAGCCTGTGACATCATCGCAAAGGATATTAAACTTAATTTTAAAACCAACTAAATGCTGTATTTATTACCTGCGTATTTGTCAGAAAATTCACCGATTGATTATTTTGCGCCGACAATCCGTGAGATTATTATGAATCTAGATCATTTTTTTGTGGAAAACGAAAAAACAGCGCGTCGCGTGATCAAATTTTTTGCACCCGAAAAAAAACAATCCGAATTAAAACTTTATGTACTCGATAAATATTCCGAAACTGCAGATTTAAAAGACGCGCAAGACTTGATGAAATCGGATGTCGATTTTGGTTTGTTGTCAGAAGCTGGACTGCCCTGTATCGGTGATCCAGGAAATATCATGGTGAAATGGAGCCACCAACATAACATAAAAGTTATTCCTGTCAATGGACCAAGTTCTTTTGTTTTGGCTCTGGTGGCGAGTGGT
This genomic stretch from Chryseobacterium sp. POL2 harbors:
- the dnaA gene encoding chromosomal replication initiator protein DnaA; this translates as MDENLNLIWDKCLQFMRDNLNAAEDHSDLKKLENSFDLLFDKVKPLSLVNHNLTLFVPSDFYKEYIEENYLSLLSAALKKYIGKGVKLWYSVMENKPTGQEAPITVNVKGNSTQTPKIQEALPVQKEVNINPFVVPGIKKVNIESNLKADLSFDNFVEGESNKLAATVGKTIAKRPGSTAFNPLFVHGGYGVGKTHLAQAIGLEVKNSCPDKVVLYQSSEKFIQDFIKAAKSQNKTDFQNYYQLVDVLIIDDIQFLSGKAATQDSFFHVFDYLHQNGKQIILTSDKAPADIMDIQERIVSRFKWGLTAEIKSPNFETRRQIIVDKLSRDGIVLTDDMLDFLATEVKTNVRELMGVINSVIAYSTVYKSDLSLELLKETINKIATTQKKTINIPYIQEVVCEYFGINRELLLSKSRKREIALPRQLAMYFAKEYTNSTFTKIGEEMGGKDHSTVMYACDTIRDVSKIDKEIKKYIKDLKERINH
- a CDS encoding low molecular weight protein-tyrosine-phosphatase; its protein translation is MKILMLCLGNICRSPLAEGILRSKLSNDHDIDSAGTIAMHESEKADKRSIKTADNHHIDISEHRSRPITSKDFDDFDRIYCMDLHNLEDAISMAKTKEHRRKVSLILDVLETGNDNEVPDPYWGEMSDFEKVYQMLDKACDIIAKDIKLNFKTN
- a CDS encoding SAM-dependent methyltransferase — protein: MLYLLPAYLSENSPIDYFAPTIREIIMNLDHFFVENEKTARRVIKFFAPEKKQSELKLYVLDKYSETADLKDAQDLMKSDVDFGLLSEAGLPCIGDPGNIMVKWSHQHNIKVIPVNGPSSFVLALVASGFNGQQFSFSGYLAIDKQEKKKQIQHLESLMQKTGFTQIFMETPYRNNQMLEDLCKFLSPQTQLCVAANINDPEHEFIKTKSIKDWSKQKPDLHKIPAVFLIGK